From the Bacillus tuaregi genome, one window contains:
- a CDS encoding Cof-type HAD-IIB family hydrolase codes for MIYRMLALNIDGTLLQTNGKIHKSTKEAIEYVQQKGIYVTLVTSRTFASARKVAKALKLDTILVSHRGAYIGKEIDKPVHAARIKENITYDLVRLLEGFPCQIRLVHENYSLANKYKLNHNLLAKTVFTTGDPVFYSQQFVDSIGDTIIDEPANPSSIEVYFEYKDDLIDVQQAIQRMFTEVNCIPLNELRLDIMPTGVSKLNGLLYLAERLGISRNEIVCIGDDSDDIEMIEAAGLGVAMGNASVEVKRAADWITRSQDQQGVAYMVKEHFRKQQPIEFLRKMNIIK; via the coding sequence ATGATCTACCGAATGCTTGCGCTTAATATTGATGGGACATTACTTCAGACAAATGGAAAAATCCATAAGTCAACAAAAGAAGCAATTGAATATGTCCAGCAAAAAGGTATTTATGTAACCCTTGTTACTTCACGTACATTTGCTTCAGCTAGAAAAGTAGCAAAAGCTTTAAAGCTTGATACGATATTAGTTTCGCACAGAGGTGCTTACATTGGCAAAGAGATAGATAAGCCTGTTCATGCAGCCAGGATTAAAGAAAATATTACCTATGATTTAGTTCGTTTATTAGAAGGCTTTCCTTGTCAAATTAGGCTGGTTCATGAAAATTATTCATTGGCAAACAAATATAAGCTGAATCATAATTTACTCGCAAAAACTGTTTTTACTACTGGAGACCCTGTTTTTTATTCACAGCAGTTTGTGGATTCCATCGGTGATACAATTATTGATGAACCAGCCAATCCTTCCAGTATTGAGGTATATTTTGAATATAAAGATGACTTAATTGATGTTCAGCAAGCCATCCAAAGAATGTTCACTGAAGTAAATTGTATACCTTTGAATGAACTAAGGCTTGATATAATGCCAACAGGGGTTTCGAAACTGAATGGACTTTTATATCTGGCTGAACGGCTTGGGATTTCCAGAAATGAAATCGTATGTATCGGTGATGATTCTGATGATATCGAAATGATTGAAGCAGCTGGTCTCGGCGTAGCGATGGGGAATGCTTCCGTTGAGGTAAAACGAGCAGCAGACTGGATCACTCGTTCACAGGATCAACAGGGCGTTGCTTATATGGTAAAGGAACATTTCAGAAAACAGCAGCCAATCGAGTTTTTGCGTAAAATGAACATTATTAAATAA
- a CDS encoding YlbF family regulator, with protein sequence MSVNLHDTAYELERALRNSDEYQTLRGLYDEVNADASANALFDKFRSMQIEMQQKQMMGQDISQEEIAQAQIIVSDVQKNEKISKLMEAEQRMSQIVTELNQIIIKPLEELYGSVNQ encoded by the coding sequence ATGTCTGTAAATTTACACGATACTGCCTATGAATTAGAACGAGCACTTCGCAATAGTGATGAATATCAAACATTGCGAGGCTTATATGATGAAGTGAATGCTGATGCATCAGCAAATGCATTATTTGATAAATTTCGTAGTATGCAAATAGAAATGCAACAAAAACAAATGATGGGACAAGATATTTCTCAGGAAGAGATTGCGCAGGCGCAAATTATTGTTTCAGATGTGCAAAAAAACGAGAAAATTTCCAAGCTGATGGAAGCTGAACAGCGTATGAGCCAAATTGTAACAGAATTGAATCAAATTATCATCAAACCCTTAGAAGAGCTTTATGGCTCGGTCAATCAATAA
- a CDS encoding alpha/beta-type small acid-soluble spore protein, whose protein sequence is MANNNSSNQLLVPGVQQALDQMKFEIANEFGVNLGADTTSRANGSVGGEITKRLVQMAEQQLGGIR, encoded by the coding sequence GTGGCAAACAACAATTCTTCAAACCAATTACTAGTTCCTGGAGTACAACAAGCTTTAGATCAAATGAAGTTTGAAATTGCAAATGAGTTTGGCGTAAACCTTGGAGCAGACACGACTTCTCGTGCTAACGGATCAGTTGGAGGAGAAATTACAAAACGTCTTGTTCAAATGGCTGAACAGCAATTAGGCGGAATTCGATAA
- a CDS encoding FeoB-associated Cys-rich membrane protein has translation MIASIIIGAAIFGYAAWALIRHLKHSKQGECSSCSAKSNCSTSCTSGLKTNIK, from the coding sequence ATGATTGCAAGTATTATAATTGGTGCTGCTATTTTTGGATATGCTGCTTGGGCACTTATTCGACATCTTAAGCATTCTAAACAGGGGGAATGCAGCTCATGCAGTGCTAAATCTAACTGCTCCACCTCCTGTACAAGCGGATTAAAAACGAATATTAAATAA
- the feoB gene encoding ferrous iron transport protein B: protein MEVALLGNPNTGKTSLFNHLTGSYEYVGNWSGVTVEKKVGIFKNKIDKLIDLPGIYTLVPLSKDEGVVTSFFLHDHVDHILNILDASQLKRNLHLTLQALEFGKPITIGLNMMDVAKQRGIQVDVARLSAKLGVPIVPIIARSGKGCNELANTIMLDNSTPQTNLIDYGREIEEAALFLEKTIQENKALSFRWLTLQLLEGNPYVKSYMEQWMNREDIDKLIQEVEEKLMKKYDVKSADQYIHKRRSHFIDEILAEAIFNSNENKIHLSEKVDRIITNRILGIPIFLLLMYLMFMLTFDWLGFPLSDILDGFISGPVTSGIEALLSLLGVSAFIHDLIIDGIVAGVGGVLVFVPQIFILFFFISLLEDSGYMARVALVMDRIMESVGLNGKAFIPMIIGFGCNVPGVMAARTIETPKERLLTILLTPLMSCSARLPVYALFVGAFFVKNKAIVVLGLYVLGIVLALALAMLFSKTILKGENTLFVIELPPYRMPQGQTLWRSTWEKGKGFIRKAGTFIFAGSVLIWLLSYIGPGGFNVEMNHSFLAAIGGVFAPLLAPIGFGTWQAGASLLTGFLAKEAIISSMNIIYFVPDEASLQGLLAAQFTPLAAISFMVFILLYIPCLATVATIYKETESKKWTAFSIGYALIIAYILSLVIYQGGRLFGLV, encoded by the coding sequence ATGGAAGTAGCCCTATTAGGAAATCCCAATACTGGTAAAACTTCATTGTTCAATCATTTAACAGGTTCGTATGAATATGTTGGAAATTGGAGCGGTGTAACAGTAGAAAAGAAAGTTGGCATTTTTAAAAACAAAATAGATAAGTTAATAGACTTACCTGGAATTTATACACTTGTTCCTTTGTCAAAGGATGAAGGGGTCGTAACGAGCTTTTTCCTGCATGACCATGTGGATCATATTCTTAATATTCTTGATGCATCACAATTAAAAAGAAACTTGCATCTCACCTTGCAAGCTCTTGAGTTTGGAAAACCCATTACCATAGGACTGAATATGATGGATGTTGCAAAGCAGCGTGGAATTCAGGTGGATGTAGCCAGATTATCCGCAAAGCTGGGAGTTCCAATCGTACCGATTATCGCACGTTCCGGAAAAGGCTGTAATGAATTAGCGAATACGATTATGCTGGACAATAGCACTCCGCAGACAAACCTCATTGACTATGGCCGGGAAATAGAAGAAGCAGCGCTATTTTTAGAAAAGACCATTCAAGAAAATAAAGCGCTTTCATTTAGGTGGTTGACACTACAGTTGCTTGAAGGTAATCCTTATGTGAAATCCTATATGGAACAATGGATGAATCGGGAAGATATTGACAAGCTTATCCAAGAGGTCGAGGAGAAGCTTATGAAGAAATATGACGTTAAATCAGCAGATCAATATATCCACAAGCGACGCAGTCATTTTATTGATGAGATTTTGGCTGAAGCGATTTTCAACTCTAATGAGAATAAAATTCATTTATCGGAAAAGGTAGACCGTATTATTACGAATCGTATATTGGGTATTCCGATCTTTTTACTACTCATGTATCTTATGTTCATGCTTACGTTTGACTGGCTTGGCTTTCCATTATCAGATATTCTTGATGGATTTATCTCGGGTCCAGTAACATCAGGCATTGAAGCGTTATTATCATTATTGGGTGTATCAGCATTTATTCACGATTTAATCATTGATGGAATCGTGGCTGGTGTTGGCGGTGTACTCGTGTTTGTTCCGCAAATTTTTATTTTATTCTTTTTTATCTCCTTATTGGAGGACTCCGGTTATATGGCAAGGGTTGCCCTTGTTATGGATCGAATTATGGAATCAGTCGGACTTAATGGAAAGGCCTTTATTCCGATGATTATTGGGTTTGGCTGTAATGTACCTGGTGTTATGGCAGCTAGAACGATTGAGACCCCGAAGGAAAGGCTGTTAACTATATTATTAACACCATTGATGTCATGCTCTGCAAGACTTCCTGTCTATGCCTTGTTTGTTGGAGCTTTCTTTGTGAAAAATAAAGCTATAGTGGTATTAGGGCTTTATGTGCTCGGTATTGTGTTAGCTTTAGCATTGGCTATGCTTTTTTCAAAAACGATATTAAAAGGGGAAAACACTCTTTTTGTGATTGAATTACCACCATATCGTATGCCGCAGGGACAAACCCTCTGGAGGAGTACTTGGGAAAAAGGAAAGGGATTTATTCGTAAGGCCGGAACATTTATTTTTGCGGGTTCCGTACTTATTTGGCTTTTATCTTATATAGGTCCTGGTGGATTTAATGTAGAAATGAATCATAGCTTTTTAGCAGCAATTGGTGGAGTTTTTGCCCCGCTTCTGGCTCCAATAGGTTTTGGTACATGGCAGGCAGGGGCATCTTTGCTGACGGGCTTCCTTGCAAAGGAAGCAATTATTTCATCAATGAATATTATTTATTTTGTTCCGGATGAAGCCTCATTACAGGGCTTACTGGCAGCTCAGTTTACGCCGTTGGCAGCAATAAGCTTTATGGTCTTTATTTTACTATATATTCCTTGTCTAGCAACGGTAGCAACCATTTATAAAGAAACTGAATCAAAAAAATGGACGGCATTCTCAATTGGTTATGCCCTCATAATTGCATATATACTATCTCTCGTCATTTATCAGGGAGGAAGACTGTTTGGCTTAGTATAA
- a CDS encoding FeoA family protein, which produces MLGKLKIGEKGKIEDLSKADRLVRRRLLDLGITEGTEVSIKGIMPFGGPFMLESYGQCVGIRRREALQIKVEKI; this is translated from the coding sequence ATGCTGGGAAAATTAAAAATTGGTGAAAAAGGTAAAATTGAAGATTTATCGAAGGCAGACCGTTTAGTCCGAAGAAGATTACTAGATCTTGGGATCACTGAAGGAACCGAAGTCAGTATTAAAGGCATTATGCCATTTGGCGGACCGTTCATGCTAGAATCTTACGGCCAATGTGTCGGAATTCGCAGAAGAGAAGCCTTACAGATTAAAGTGGAGAAAATATAA
- a CDS encoding cation diffusion facilitator family transporter, which translates to MDTNAQLKLGEKGAWISIFTYIILAAIKLYMGSKGHSEGLTADGLNNTTDVISSIAVLIGLKISQKPPDEDHSYGHYRAESIASLIAAFIMLSIGIQVMVDGIQNVFRDQTSAPDLLTAWTALFCAVIMYAVSLYNLKLSKKINSPSIKAVAYDNRSDALVSVGAFIGIIGTHAGIDFLDVLAALIVGIIICKTAWEIFRESSHALTDGFDTKLLYRIEETIIHTAGVKKVIAVNARTQGNQILVDATICVDPHLNVIEGHEITEKIEEQLKNKHHVTRSLIHIEPYQYVK; encoded by the coding sequence ATGGATACAAACGCCCAGTTAAAATTAGGGGAAAAAGGTGCTTGGATTAGTATCTTTACATATATTATTCTAGCAGCGATTAAACTCTACATGGGAAGCAAGGGACATTCTGAGGGGCTGACCGCTGACGGTCTCAATAACACCACCGATGTTATTTCATCTATCGCTGTTCTAATTGGGTTGAAAATCTCACAAAAGCCGCCGGATGAAGACCATTCCTATGGACATTACCGCGCAGAATCAATCGCCTCCCTTATCGCAGCCTTTATTATGCTCTCAATTGGTATACAAGTTATGGTTGATGGAATCCAAAATGTATTTCGAGACCAAACATCTGCACCAGACTTACTGACTGCATGGACTGCCCTTTTTTGCGCAGTGATTATGTATGCTGTTTCCTTATATAACCTTAAACTTAGCAAAAAAATTAACAGCCCTTCCATTAAAGCGGTTGCATATGATAATCGTTCAGATGCTTTAGTAAGTGTAGGAGCCTTTATTGGAATCATTGGTACACATGCAGGAATTGACTTCCTCGATGTTTTAGCAGCACTTATTGTCGGGATTATTATTTGTAAAACTGCATGGGAAATATTCCGCGAGTCTTCACATGCACTTACAGATGGGTTTGATACAAAGCTGTTATATCGAATTGAAGAAACAATTATCCATACTGCAGGTGTTAAAAAAGTCATTGCCGTAAATGCAAGAACGCAAGGCAATCAAATACTTGTTGATGCTACAATTTGTGTAGATCCTCATTTAAATGTCATCGAAGGTCATGAAATAACAGAAAAAATTGAAGAACAGCTTAAGAATAAGCATCATGTAACAAGATCCTTAATACATATTGAACCATATCAATATGTTAAATAA
- a CDS encoding GNAT family N-acetyltransferase: MLTLKVDQEIELRLLQLQDSNPLYKLVDNNREHLRQWLPWVDNIYSSLQYHTIIPTWLKQYADHNGFHAGIHYKNKLVGVISLHSIDWYNKQTSIGYYLGKGFEGKGIMTKSVQAVLNYLFFHLHLHRAEVRCGEFNLKSRAIPERLGFKREGLIRDGEFLYDHYHDLVVYGILYNEWLQRKEYPPKR, translated from the coding sequence ATGCTTACATTAAAGGTAGATCAGGAAATTGAACTAAGGTTACTTCAGCTTCAAGATAGTAATCCATTATACAAGCTTGTCGACAATAATCGAGAACATCTAAGACAATGGCTGCCATGGGTTGACAATATTTACTCATCACTTCAATACCATACCATCATACCTACATGGTTGAAGCAGTACGCTGATCACAATGGCTTTCATGCAGGAATTCATTATAAAAACAAATTAGTGGGAGTTATTAGCCTCCATTCCATTGACTGGTACAATAAACAAACAAGCATTGGCTACTACTTAGGAAAAGGGTTTGAAGGAAAAGGAATTATGACTAAATCCGTGCAGGCTGTTCTCAATTATCTGTTTTTTCATCTCCATCTTCACCGCGCTGAAGTCCGTTGTGGCGAATTTAACCTGAAAAGCCGTGCCATTCCTGAACGACTTGGCTTCAAACGAGAGGGGTTAATACGAGATGGAGAATTTCTTTATGACCACTATCATGATTTAGTTGTTTATGGAATACTCTATAATGAATGGCTCCAGCGTAAAGAATATCCGCCAAAAAGATAA
- a CDS encoding ATP-binding protein yields the protein MSYRMIKKDGSCLVLEIAASFISHTNPGIPEGIICFIKDISVDQNEAENILIESEKLKVAGQLAAGIAHEIKNPLTSIKGFIQLMKAEEIPNKKYLEIMEDEIHRLDIISNELLVLAKPHKHEVNKHDLIKIVQEVIYLLEGEAVKKSIQIKSVIEEQKMLILCDIHKVKQVLVNILKNAIEAMDQGVITIHMSKNRNNALVSVIDEGCGIPDEYLDHLGTPFFSTKATGNGLGLMICQKIISEHGGNISVQSTQMQGTTFTITIPMTKD from the coding sequence TTGAGCTACCGAATGATAAAAAAGGACGGAAGCTGTCTTGTGTTAGAAATCGCTGCCTCATTCATCAGTCATACCAATCCTGGAATCCCTGAGGGGATTATTTGTTTTATTAAAGATATTTCAGTAGATCAAAACGAAGCTGAAAATATTCTGATTGAAAGTGAAAAGTTGAAGGTTGCCGGTCAATTGGCTGCCGGTATTGCACATGAAATTAAAAATCCGCTTACAAGTATTAAAGGGTTTATCCAGCTGATGAAGGCAGAGGAAATTCCGAATAAAAAGTATTTGGAAATTATGGAAGATGAGATTCACAGATTGGACATTATCTCAAATGAATTGCTGGTTCTAGCCAAACCGCATAAGCATGAAGTGAATAAACATGACTTGATTAAAATAGTCCAAGAAGTGATCTATTTATTAGAAGGAGAGGCAGTAAAAAAGAGTATTCAAATAAAATCAGTAATTGAAGAGCAGAAGATGCTTATTCTATGCGATATTCATAAGGTGAAACAGGTCCTCGTTAATATCCTGAAAAATGCTATTGAAGCAATGGATCAGGGTGTTATCACGATTCATATGTCTAAAAACAGGAATAATGCCCTCGTTTCAGTCATTGATGAGGGCTGCGGCATTCCAGATGAGTACTTAGATCATTTGGGTACGCCTTTCTTTTCAACAAAAGCGACAGGAAATGGACTTGGATTGATGATTTGCCAGAAAATAATCTCAGAGCATGGTGGGAATATTTCGGTTCAATCAACACAAATGCAGGGAACTACCTTTACGATTACCATTCCAATGACGAAAGATTAA
- a CDS encoding PAS domain-containing protein, producing the protein MGVPEIGKVGHFVGETTGQNKLNAKTQFMMKLSLDGVITYITKNVKQILGYEPRELIGTHICEICIRKIING; encoded by the coding sequence TTGGGAGTACCTGAAATAGGGAAGGTAGGCCATTTCGTCGGGGAGACAACCGGACAAAATAAATTGAATGCGAAGACACAATTCATGATGAAGCTATCCTTAGACGGCGTCATTACTTATATAACCAAAAATGTTAAGCAGATACTGGGATACGAGCCGCGGGAGTTAATCGGAACCCACATATGTGAAATCTGCATCAGGAAGATTATCAATGGGTAA
- a CDS encoding MerR family transcriptional regulator yields the protein MHLPLHEIKRKLELNKQTDFQHRDVEEQLETVTNQIKQLKHDLSVLLPIISKYKQDPMSKKLNEEGSALIESLARITS from the coding sequence ATGCATCTTCCACTGCATGAGATTAAGAGAAAACTAGAATTAAATAAACAAACTGATTTTCAGCACAGGGATGTGGAAGAACAATTGGAGACCGTTACGAATCAAATAAAGCAGCTAAAGCACGATCTTTCTGTACTGTTACCAATTATCAGCAAGTACAAACAAGATCCAATGTCAAAAAAGCTCAATGAAGAAGGTTCGGCTCTTATTGAATCCCTGGCTAGAATTACAAGTTAA